One part of the Dehalobacter sp. genome encodes these proteins:
- a CDS encoding flagellar protein FlaG: protein MSVDRSIMPIQQDVQVRPLSEEREAVSDKKANMLIKAQQLTNDDSEQKLEEAVEQINNTIAAYKTELKFAIHKESGMVSVKVIDKRDN from the coding sequence TTGAGTGTTGATAGAAGTATCATGCCTATTCAGCAGGATGTGCAGGTTAGACCTCTTTCTGAAGAAAGAGAAGCAGTATCGGATAAAAAAGCAAATATGCTGATTAAGGCTCAACAGTTAACAAACGATGACTCCGAACAGAAGTTGGAAGAAGCGGTAGAACAAATTAATAACACCATAGCTGCATATAAAACAGAGTTAAAGTTTGCCATCCATAAGGAAAGCGGGATGGTTTCGGTGAAAGTTATTGATAAAAGAGATAACT
- the fliS gene encoding flagellar export chaperone FliS — MYNINPYQQYKQNSIISADKGELTLLLYDGAVKSIKQGIKFIEEKKIQDVHNSIIKAQEIITYLSETLNMEYEISGNLSSLYEYINRRLFEANMKKDKYILDEALGLVVDLRDTWREAVKIAKPLIACGQ; from the coding sequence GTGTATAATATTAATCCTTATCAACAGTACAAACAAAATTCCATTATCAGCGCGGACAAAGGTGAACTGACCTTGCTCCTTTACGACGGCGCGGTTAAATCCATCAAACAGGGAATCAAGTTTATAGAAGAGAAAAAAATCCAGGATGTCCATAATTCGATTATCAAAGCGCAGGAAATTATTACTTATCTGAGTGAAACGTTGAATATGGAATATGAAATATCGGGTAATCTTTCGTCGCTGTACGAATATATCAACCGGCGTTTATTTGAAGCAAATATGAAAAAGGACAAGTATATCCTGGACGAGGCGCTGGGGTTAGTGGTAGACCTGCGTGATACCTGGCGGGAAGCGGTAAAGATCGCAAAACCGCTGATAGCGTGCGGTCAGTAA
- a CDS encoding flagellar protein FlgN, protein MLKKIYDLKKQKIKLMEEIYKTTLEQTKFLVPEKIDDLLAIIDRKQQHIDTINEINAELLPLEKQISNYTESAGGEESKKLFEENLEGIRILGDRAKLLAVKIRKLEDQNLQAVSGEFQNLKKEIKSLNQRKGTYKAYRGPVVQTDGYFIDNRK, encoded by the coding sequence TTGCTTAAGAAAATATATGACCTTAAAAAGCAGAAGATAAAGCTGATGGAAGAAATTTATAAAACTACTTTAGAACAGACAAAATTCCTGGTTCCTGAAAAAATAGATGATCTATTAGCGATTATTGACAGGAAACAGCAACATATCGACACCATCAATGAAATTAATGCAGAGCTTCTGCCATTGGAGAAGCAAATATCAAATTATACGGAAAGTGCAGGGGGGGAAGAATCGAAAAAATTATTTGAGGAGAACCTGGAAGGGATCCGCATATTAGGGGATAGAGCGAAACTACTTGCAGTTAAAATACGTAAACTGGAAGATCAAAACCTCCAGGCGGTAAGTGGCGAGTTCCAAAATTTAAAGAAAGAGATTAAATCACTAAACCAAAGAAAAGGTACTTATAAAGCTTATCGCGGCCCGGTTGTCCAAACGGATGGTTATTTTATAGATAATAGAAAATAA